In one Oryza glaberrima chromosome 2, OglaRS2, whole genome shotgun sequence genomic region, the following are encoded:
- the LOC127761034 gene encoding calcium sensing receptor, chloroplastic — translation MAPLSVSAILAPSPPPPPAQAAARASPRRAPASAAPVAAAISTALLALTPAAHAAAFSKEDVAGSVTKVVDTVDQVIGVGGKVAEQSAGVLKALGEAAKPALPALKSAGEQALKLASPVVSGASKQATEALQGAGVDPAPVLSAAKTVADAAQQGTKVIDAAKPIASATVETIGSLGSADYVVVAGAAFLAYLLLPPAWSLLSFTLRGYKGDLTAAQALDMVTSQDYVLIDVRTEKDKAKTGVPQLPSNAKNKLISIPLEELPSKTKSMVRNAKQAEAEIAALKISYLKRIGKGSNVIIMDSYCDSSKIVAKTLNSVGFKNCWVMAGGFSGRKGWAQSRLGTDSYNLSVVEVVTPSRVIPAAADRLVTASSSASRTTTSRKLLPGSVDG, via the exons ATGGCGCCCCTTTCGGTGTCGGCCatcctcgcgccgtcgccgccgccgccgccagcccagGCGGCCGCAagggcctcgccgcgccgcgcgccagcGAGcgccgcgcctgtcgccgccgccatttcGACGGCATTGCTTGCTTTGACTCCTGCCGCGCACGCCGCGGCGTTCTCCAAGGAGGACGTCGCCGGCTCCGTGACCAAG GTGGTGGACACGGTGGACCAGGtcatcggcgtcggcggcaagGTGGCCGAGCAGTCCGCCGGCGTGCTCAAGGCGCTGGGCGAGGCCGCGAAGCCGGCCCTGCCTGCGCTGAAGAGCGCCGGCGAGCAGGCGCTGAAGCTCGCCTCGCCGGTGGTCTCCGGCGCCTCCAAGCAAGCCACGGAGGCGCTCCAGGGCGCCGGCGTCGACCCCGCCCCCGTTCTGTCCGCCGCTAAG ACCGTCGCGGACGCGGCGCAGCAGGGCACGAAGGTCATCGACGCCGCGAAGCCCATCGcgtcggcgacggtggagaCCATCGGGTCGCTGGGCTCCGCGGACTACGTCGTGGTCGCCGGAGCTGCGTTCCTCGCGTACCTGCTCCTGCCGCCGGCATGGTCCCTGCTTTCTTTCACTCTCCGCGGCTACAAAG gTGACCTGACCGCTGCACAAGCTCTGGACATGGTGACCTCGCAAGATTACGTGCTGATCGATGTGAGGACCGAGAAGGACAAGGCCAAAACCGGCGTGCCACAGCTCCCCTCGAACGCGAAGAACAAGCTCATCTCTATCCC GCTGGAAGAGCTTCCAAGCAAGACGAAGAGCATGGTGCGCAACGCGAAACAAGCCGAGGCGGAGATCGCCGCGCTGAAGATCTCCTACCTCAAGAGGATCGGCAAGGGCTCCAACGTCATCATCATGGACTC GTATTGCGACAGCTCGAAGATCGTGGCGAAGACGCTCAACAGCGTCGGGTTCAAGAACTGCTGGGTCATGGCCGGCGGCTTCTCCGGCAGGAAAGGGTGGGCGCAGAGCCGGCTCGGGACGGACTCGTACAACCTGTCGGTCGTCGAAGTCGTCACGCCGTCGCGGGTAATTCCTGCGGCCGCTGATCGGCTCGTGACGGCTTCGTCGTCGGCTTCACGGACGACCACGAGTCGTAAGCTTCTTCCCGGCAGCGTGGACGGCTGA